The following nucleotide sequence is from Methanocalculus natronophilus.
GATCTCCTTTAATTCCATACGCATCTCAGAGATCTCCTTATTGAGATGGTTATCGAGATCACTTCTCATGCCTTTAACTTCAGTGAGTGTTTCTTGTTGAAGACTGATAGTATCTTTCTGAAGTCCGATTGTCTCCTTCTGAAGACCGACGGTCTTTTCCTGCAGGCCGATTGTCTTTTCCTGCAATGAAATTGACGTATCGTGCTTGTCAAGGGAGATATCCTGTTTCCTCTCCATCCGTGAAAAGATAGCAATTGCAGTATCAAATCTCTCTGCAAGTTCATCTTCCGGAGAGCCCCTGATCACCGCAAAATAAGAATAATCTCCTTTATATTCTTCTTCAACGGTACAAATCTCTTCAACTTCTATTGGATACTCCACAATCCTGATAGCCTGGATAAATGCATCAAGGTCGTCTACACGACCCTCTGCTATGATA
It contains:
- a CDS encoding acylphosphatase, whose product is MDSHTFSRYSIQVSGAVQRVGYRHIVQNIARKLHITGYIENLEGYDVHIIAEGRVDDLDAFIQAIRIVEYPIEVEEICTVEEEYKGDYSYFAVIRGSPEDELAERFDTAIAIFSRMERKQDISLDKHDTSISLQEKTIGLQEKTVGLQKETIGLQKDTISLQQETLTEVKGMRSDLDNHLNKEISEMRMELKEIRTALINYGIMNAVKS